TCAGTATCCACTAATAAAACTTTATGTTTGAGGGAAAGATGATAACCCAAATTCATCGTCAGACTGGTTTTCATCACCCCACCGGCTTGATTGAAAATAGCAATAATTTTAGTCACAATTTTCTTTAAATTCTTGGTTCTACAGTTTATGGTAATACTTGAGAGTAGCCCTTTCAAGGTGGTGAAATTTTGAAGGAAGATTGGTTGTTTCAACCTTCAAAAAAACCAAAATATGAGCGGAAGATTCAAGATGATAGTAATGAAATGACGTATTTCCGTTAGTCACCTTGAAAGGACTATACTTGAGAGTCAGGGAAAATCAGGGGTAATTCATCAGCAAAATCCTTACTTTATTATTGCATTTTTTTGTCTTGACACTCCCCGCTCTAAAGACACGGGGATTCTTAAGATTTTACAATCCTAATATCCTGCTCACACAGGTTCCCAGACTCAGTACGTTTGCACAAAAGTGCGTGCTGATACCGCCAGTTGCTCTACTTGGGGAAACCCCAAGACCGCACTGGCTCATCTTCTGGGCGTTTAGCTGTTAAACAGCAAGTTTCGCGGAGTCCCCACGTACTATATTTCGACTTCGCTCAATACAAGTTTCCAAACCTCTATCTCTAATAGTCTTTGCAGCACCAATATCGGCGTGTTCGTGATACCCACATTCAGTACAAATGAATTTCTCACCATCACGGTTTGACTTATCAGTATGCCCACAATTTCTGCATTCTTGACTGGAGTATTTAGGATTAATCTTAATTACAACTTTTCCTTGCTTTACAGCGAGATACTCAATTTTTAAAATCAAATCACTCCAACTTGCATCAGAAATAGAACGGTTTAATCCTTTTTTTCTAGATTGCCCATTCTTTAAAAATCTTCCAGTTTTTTTATCGGTTTTAACTTTGCAACGCCTCAACATACCGGAGACATTTAAATCTTCTAAAGCAATAGCATCAACCTTTCTAGAAACTATTGTATTAGCAACACTCCATTGATAAGCAGTCCTTTTATCTGTAATCTTTTTGTGAAACTTGCTCCATTTTTACTGACAAAACAAGTTAATGGACAAGCTTCTACTTTAGTCCTAATATCACAATAGTCACCTTGGATAAATTGCTGGTTGTATTGAGCTATTCTGTCAGCCAAACTCCAATTGTAAGTAGACCGGAGCATACTAGCTGAGTTGATGAACTTAGATAAAGAATCTTTTAAGGGAATGTCTGTAGGCAGTAGATGTCATGAACAAAGACAAGAAATCCAGAAGTTGGTAAATGCTCCAGTGGGTACAGAGATAAACTGGGAGTATTATGATCATGATACTTGTTTGTTAGTTTCGTCTAAGCGAGAAAATAATTTTATCATCAATCAAGCGATTGATATTAGTAATAGAAAACAGCTAGAAGAAAAACTTAAAGCTTCAAATGAAAGAAATAGAATTTTACTCAAGGCCATTCCCGAAACAATCAAATTAGGAACTGGAAGACGCTCTACTGATGAGTTAGAATTTCTTGTGAAATCCTTAACTGAAAATCCCATTATTGACAGACAATCAACTGAGGCATTAATTAGATTAGAAGTTCATGTCATGGAAAACTCTAGCAAAATGCAACAAATAGAAAAAATGCTGTTCTGGGATGATTCTTCATTGATGAGCAGAATCAAGGCATTAGAAGTTTATCAACGAAACGATGATGAAAACTGGCAAGAATTTGAGAATAACAAAGATAAAATAGAGGATTTATCGAGAATATCTACCATGATAACCAACATTCCCGGTGGTTTGAAATCTTGGTTTATTATGTTTATAATATTCCAAATGCTAGGAATTTTCGTCATAGATATAGGTGTTAGATTGTTTAATTTGGAAACCTTAATACCAATTGAAAGAAAAAATCAATAACTCACACCTGTCTCTTGACCTTTTTAATAAAATACTCGCCTCTCTTAACATTTCTTCCCTTTCGGATAAACGGTACTCAATTAATAACTTTAGTTGCTGATTTATCATATAGCAATACCCTCTTGTAACACCTTAGACAGTAAGGGACTAGCTCCCATAGCTCCCCTTTCTACCTGTGCTTCTGTAACTACAAAGGTGGAAATAACTAGATCATATTTAAAACCTACTTCCCACGCCAAATCGCTAATTTTTTCTCGACATGATCTATCTAATTCAGTAATTTTAATAAACACATCTAAATCTGATTCTTCTGTAGCATCACCTCTCGCTCTTGAACCAAATACCCGTAAATCCAAAATGGGAATTATCGCTTCTAGTCGAGAGCGAAACTCTGAAACAATTTTTCGATCACTATCCTGTATCATGTCTATTCCTCTAAAAAAAACCAATCTTTACTAACTGTTTCTTAATCCTTCGATTTAAATAATAAAGCAATTTATGTTTGTTTAGGTTTCCCCTATCTCCCAACTATTACGTCAATAAATTTACCGATGTATCCACCAAAACATGACCACTATTATCAATCAGTGTTTTCATCCGTTCTTCGAGTCCTGGTTTTCCCCGAACTCCCGAAAATGAATAATCAAAACATTCATGTTCACCTTCAACTAAATTAAAACTAATGGTGGTGATTACTCCACATAATTCCAGTTCTGATTCCACTTGTTTTCTGTATTGTAACCAAGGATTTAAAGCATCAGTAGTTCCACTATTCAACAGTGCATAACACCAATTTCCTTGCATATCAAGAAACGTTATTTGCACCCAATTCTGTGCAGGTAAATGGGCAAATGGCTTACCAAATATTGGTGTAGATGCCCATAATATAATCATCTTCAAAATAGACCCAATTTCACTCAGTTGATTACCAACTTCTAAGTAAATTTTACCTACTTTGCGATTAAACCGATATCTTCTTAATTCCATTGTTTAGCATTGAACTCAACAACACTAGAAAACGATAGTATTCAATCATTCAAAAACACCGATAAACCAGGGTCTAAAGACAATGTTGATTCCCGGTGTTCATGGTACTGTTTCTTGAGTGTGATGATGCGGCGAACTGCTTGCAGCAGCGCTTCGCTATCGCTCAATAATTTAGCCTGTTGTTTCTCCAATTCTTCAATAGCATCCCGGTGATTAGCAATCTGAGATTCAATATCTGCAATCTGTTCAGAATGTTTATTAGCCAATTCCCCAGTAATGCGTTGAATATCCTCGTCTAACCGGGCAAGTTTGGTATCCTCTTTAGCGATAGCAATAAAAAAAGTCCCTAGATAAACTAGAGACTCATGGGTTTATTCAATGTCAGTTAATTGTTGAACTTCCTGAATAGATTTAATGGTGTTGTTAATAAATCTACTAATCAATTCAATCCTTACTTCATACGATATAGTAGGATTATTCAGATTCTCAACTTGAAACTTTGCCGATAACATATTATTGAGAGCTATTGCTAAATTTGTCTTCATTTCACTATCTCGTTGTTCGTATTCCTGAACCTCTAACTCCCAATCTTCCGGTTCATATTTTGTTACAGAAACGGGCATTCCATGAGCTTCATGATATTCAGTATATTCTGACATAATAATATTACAAAAACACCATCGTCAACAAGCGATAGCATTAAATAACCCCAATCTCATGACTGAGGTTAATAAGTATAAATTAATCATTCCTGAAAGAATCAAATAACGCTTTTTCAGCATCATTTCTACTTTCAATTTCACCCAATTTTGCTAATGCAGCATCTAAACTCTGATAAGTAGCACAACAATAGAGATGACGCTTTTCAAATATCCCATAATAGCCGGTGATACCTTGAGCTTTACCTGCTCTAGTGATATCTGTACACCACTTAACATACAGGCTATTACCAACAGTAGCTAATTCTCGTTTAACTAACTCCTTTTGCTTGAGTTGTTCGCCGATTTCTTTAACTGCTGTAATGACTTCTTCACGGGTGTTAGACCACCAATGACAATCTTCACTCTTCACCAAAATGTCATCAATATATATGTCATAACTCCATACGTTCTGACGCATAGATTCACGATAATACTGACGGAGATTGCGGATACTACCTTGGATTTCAGGGGCTTGATAAAACATGATAAATACCAAAAAACAATGCCCCCTTTCCGCGATAGCGCCCCCACAGATTAATAAACAATAACTCCAATCTTGTTAAACTGGAGTTATTTATTTTTGTAACTAAACTATTGGAAAATAACCTTTTTCTTGATTCAACTGCCAAAGATTGATACTAAATCTTTCTGCACTCAAGATTTTAGTAACACCATGAAGTTTCTTACAATTAAACTCAATAATATCTCCATCATTAAGTTGATAATCTTTGCCATCATAATTAAATATACAACTACCAAGATTCACGGTTCTAGCAATTGGTCTAGAATAACTATGATCCCGATGTGGTATAATCAATCCGGTACTTTGAATATTACCAATCTTGCCACCAAAAGTTAACAAGCCGATATTAGTTCCGGGATAAACTCGCTGACAGAAATTCCCAAGTCTATCATCATTATGATAAGCATTAGTAATTGTTCCAGGAGTTCTCAAATCACACTCATGAAATAACCAAAGGCGATATCTGCCTTGAGCGTAACTACTAACATCGCTAGTCATTAAATTCACGCTTTCTCTACAAAAGCTTTTTAAATCAGCTAAAGTTTCGGATTTAACTTTGCTAACTAATTTCAAATCACTGGGGTTAGGATTCATGAAATTCTCCAAATTACTCAACTCCCCTCAGCGATAGCCCCCAAGGATTAATGTGAATAAAAAAAGCCCGGATTCCCACAGAGAGAACCAGGACTAAAGAACTACAAATTAGCTAAAATCTTACCAACTTCATCATATTCATCATTACGATGTGGTGGGTATTCTTCACTTTCATCGCTGGTGAAGTTCACATTCAGGAAATGATTTTTACCGTGATAGTAATTACCTACAAATAAATCACAATTATGATGATAGAATAGAAGTTGATGATTAGTTAAATAGGGTTGAATATTATCACGTTCAAAGCGAAGTTTTTCAGTGAGTTTATCAAAGTCAATACCCTTTTTCTTATTGGGTTCAGGAGGTAAACCGCTACCAAATTTACTGGGGATGTTAATTGCCATAATTCCTCATGTTAGATAATCAAAAACGCCAAGTGATAACATTAAAAAAAAGCCCTAATCCCCAAAGGAGACTAGGACTGTAAACTAATTAGTATGGAATGTTATCTGGTTGATTACCTTCAACATAATCAACACTGGCAGGTTCGTTATTAAAACTAGCTGGTTCATTACCAATACCAGTAGCTCGATTACGTTTCTGATAATATCTGGTTCTTTCACCAAGCAAATCATCTACGGTATAACCTAAATCTGCAATGAACTTGTCAAACTTGGCTTGGTTCATCTTATGAATCTCATGAGTTAACCATTCTGCTTCAAAGATTTTATAACCTTCCTCACCTTTAACACGATTATCAATCTTGTACTGTTCCCAAGCCAAAACTCGAATTCCATCCTTGAGTTGAGAAAGTTTCTTGTCAGCTTTGGAAAGAATGTTGATAGCCATAACAAAACCTCGAAAACAACGCCCCCTCTGCGCGATAGCGCCCCTACCGATAACTTCCGGGTAACTCAAGACTATGGCTTACGCCACGCTGCGCTATCAATGCCAATAGGGGGCTGATTACCTATGTTTACAATGCTGATAATATTGATAATGCTTCGGGTTCTCAAGTGAATGAGCGATCGCCAG
The DNA window shown above is from Anabaena sp. WA102 and carries:
- a CDS encoding nucleotidyltransferase family protein — its product is MIQDSDRKIVSEFRSRLEAIIPILDLRVFGSRARGDATEESDLDVFIKITELDRSCREKISDLAWEVGFKYDLVISTFVVTEAQVERGAMGASPLLSKVLQEGIAI